A genomic stretch from Setaria italica strain Yugu1 chromosome VII, Setaria_italica_v2.0, whole genome shotgun sequence includes:
- the LOC101763327 gene encoding probable protein phosphatase 2C 44 gives MVGRMERQTASSSASCSPSAAASSSSACGGKKRPDFLNMIRSAACLNSSSTDTGKGRSKLSSNKVTHGFHLVEGKSGHDMEDYHVAEYKYEKNHELGLFAIFDGHLGDKVPSYLKANLFRNIIKEPVFWDSPQDAIKNAYRSTNKYILENAKQLGPGGSTAVTAIVVDGKDMWIANVGDSRAVVCERGSANQLTVDHEPHTTNERQRIEKQGGFVTTFPGDVPRVNGQLAVARAFGDQSLKAHLSSEPDIRHVPINPSIEFVILASDGLWKVMKNQEAVDLVKSIKDPQAAAKRLTTEALARKSKDDISCIVIRFRC, from the exons ATGGTCGGCCGGATGGAGCGGCAGAccgcctcgtcgtcggcgtcctgctccccctccgccgccgcctcatccTCCTCGGCATGCGGCGGCAAGAAGCGGCCTGATTTCCTCAACATGATCCGG AGTGCAGCTTGCCTTAATTCATCATCTACTGATACCGGCAAGGGAAGGAGTAAACTCTCAAGCAACAAAGTCACACATGGCTTCCACCTGGTTGAAGGCAAGTCTGGCCATGACATGGAAGACTACCATGTAGCAGAGTACAAGTATGAGAAGAACCATGAGCTCGGCCTCTTTGCCATTTTCGATGGCCATTTGGGAGATAAGGTGCCAAGTTACCTGAAAGCTAACCTTTTTAGAAACATAATAAAAGAG CCAGTCTTCTGGGATAGCCCTCAAGACGCGATAAAAAACGCATATCGCTCTACAAATAAATACATTCTAGAAAATGCCAAACAACTTGGACCAGGTGGTTCCACAGCAGTTACTGCTATTGTTGTTGATGGCAAGGACATGTGGATAGCAAATGTAGGCGACTCTCGGGCTGTTGTGTGTGAAAGAGGTTCTGCTAATCAGCTCACTGTTGACCATGAGCCACATACAACTAATGAAAGACAGAGGATTGAGAAGCAGGGTGGCTTTGTAACAACATTTCCTG GTGATGTTCCTCGGGTAAATGGCCAGCTTGCTGTTGCTAGGGCATTTGGTGACCAAAGCCTCAAGGCCCACTTGAGTTCAGAGCCTGATATTAGACATGTACCGATAAACCCAAGCATAGAGTTCGTCATACTTGCCAGTGATGGACTATGGAAG GTAATGAAGAACCAGGAGGCCGTTGATCTCGTGAAGTCCATCAAGGACCCCCAGGCAGCAGCGAAGCGGCTGACTACGGAAGCACTCGCAAGGAAGAGCAAGGATGATATCTCTTGCATCGTCATCCGTTTCCGCTGCTGA